The Chryseolinea soli genome contains a region encoding:
- a CDS encoding GntR family transcriptional regulator, which yields MEFKETQPIYLQIADFVCEKIISKTWSVEQRIPAVRELAVLLEVNPNTVMRTYEFLQQKDILYNQRGVGLFVSPGGPKNALEYRRSEFMQKEMPSFFKSLQLLQMDLDDLEPLYKKYKKQNA from the coding sequence ATGGAATTCAAAGAAACCCAGCCCATCTATTTACAGATCGCCGACTTCGTTTGCGAGAAGATCATATCGAAAACGTGGAGTGTAGAACAACGCATCCCTGCCGTCAGGGAACTGGCCGTGTTGTTGGAGGTCAACCCTAACACGGTGATGCGGACGTATGAATTTCTTCAGCAAAAAGATATTCTCTACAACCAACGCGGTGTCGGCTTGTTCGTGTCCCCGGGCGGACCAAAAAATGCCTTGGAGTACCGACGGTCCGAATTTATGCAAAAGGAGATGCCGTCGTTTTTTAAAAGCCTGCAGCTTTTGCAAATGGACCTGGACGACCTGGAACCGCTTTATAAAAAATATAAAAAACAAAATGCCTAA
- a CDS encoding TIGR00730 family Rossman fold protein, which translates to MQKAGSEIEFLSGPQSRWEEFRFIIKVFVEFIKGFRALHFVGPCVTFFGSARFDEKHVFYTDARHLAARVAQLGFTVMTGGGPGLMEAANRGAKEVGGRSVGCNIMLPTEQVPNAYLDKWVNIRYFFVRKTLLIKYSFAFIVLPGGFGTMDEFFEAVTLTQTKKILPFPIIIFDRDFYKDLVDQLEWMKKKHTISDEDLQLILVTDSIDEALDFIKEKSINRYGLVPEKKQSPMRWLFEKG; encoded by the coding sequence ATGCAGAAAGCAGGATCGGAGATAGAATTCCTCTCAGGGCCGCAGTCGCGATGGGAGGAATTCCGGTTTATCATAAAAGTATTTGTCGAATTTATAAAAGGATTCCGGGCACTGCATTTTGTGGGACCCTGTGTTACTTTTTTTGGATCGGCCCGGTTTGATGAAAAGCATGTGTTTTACACAGACGCCCGGCACCTGGCGGCGCGTGTTGCCCAGCTGGGGTTCACCGTCATGACCGGTGGAGGACCGGGCCTGATGGAAGCTGCGAACCGTGGTGCCAAAGAAGTGGGCGGCAGATCGGTCGGCTGCAACATCATGTTGCCTACCGAACAAGTTCCCAATGCCTACCTCGACAAATGGGTAAACATCCGTTATTTCTTTGTCCGGAAAACGTTGTTGATCAAATACTCCTTTGCTTTTATTGTCCTCCCCGGCGGCTTTGGCACGATGGACGAATTCTTTGAGGCCGTCACCCTCACCCAAACCAAGAAGATATTACCCTTCCCGATCATTATTTTCGATCGCGATTTCTACAAAGATCTGGTCGATCAACTCGAGTGGATGAAAAAGAAACACACGATCTCGGATGAGGACCTTCAACTGATCTTGGTGACCGACTCGATCGACGAAGCGTTGGATTTTATAAAAGAGAAAAGCATCAATCGCTATGGTCTCGTGCCAGAAAAGAAGCAATCGCCAATGCGCTGGCTTTTTGAAAAGGGATGA
- a CDS encoding universal stress protein — protein sequence MKKILVPCDFSKPAINAFRFALDMALQSGGSVHFMNVIELPILHDTVIMPVLNFEQELLDDLKENAEKSFAKILEKHKPGEVAVKTVVEFGSVHAKIQDYIVDQGIDLVVMGSHGASGAREFFIGSNAERIVRSSAAPVLVLKDYYKGPIKNIVFPNTLDTENQEDLTMKVKALQNFFGAHLHIVWINTPLNFTSDDITLKRLEAFAKRFMLKNYTLNIVNDTNTEQGILQFANRVGGDLIAMATHGRRGVSHLIYGSLAEDVVNHTKVLVWTYALKDETVEA from the coding sequence ATGAAAAAAATACTCGTCCCCTGTGATTTCTCCAAGCCGGCGATCAATGCATTCCGGTTTGCGCTGGACATGGCGCTTCAGTCCGGAGGTTCCGTTCATTTCATGAATGTGATTGAACTCCCTATTCTGCACGACACCGTGATCATGCCCGTTCTGAATTTCGAACAAGAACTTCTCGACGACTTGAAGGAAAATGCAGAAAAGTCATTTGCGAAAATACTGGAAAAGCACAAACCCGGCGAAGTCGCTGTAAAGACCGTGGTTGAATTCGGATCGGTACACGCGAAAATTCAGGATTATATCGTTGACCAGGGCATCGACCTGGTGGTGATGGGCTCTCACGGCGCCAGCGGTGCGCGCGAATTCTTTATTGGATCCAATGCCGAGCGAATCGTCCGCAGTTCCGCGGCCCCGGTCCTTGTATTGAAAGACTATTACAAAGGCCCGATCAAAAATATTGTCTTCCCCAACACACTCGACACCGAAAACCAGGAAGACCTCACCATGAAGGTCAAAGCCTTGCAGAACTTTTTTGGAGCGCACCTGCACATTGTATGGATCAACACTCCGCTGAATTTCACTTCCGACGACATTACCCTGAAACGGTTGGAGGCCTTTGCCAAGCGCTTCATGCTGAAGAACTACACACTTAATATCGTTAACGACACCAACACGGAGCAAGGCATCCTTCAATTCGCCAACCGGGTGGGCGGCGACCTCATCGCGATGGCCACCCATGGCCGCAGAGGGGTCTCCCATCTCATCTATGGCAGCCTGGCCGAAGACGTGGTCAATCATACGAAAGTATTGGTGTGGACCTACGCACTGAAGGACGAGACCGTTGAAGCCTAG
- the trhA gene encoding PAQR family membrane homeostasis protein TrhA encodes MVTYSRKQEIVNGLIHGMGALFGISGLPVLTGLATAHNNTAGIVGSGIYGFCFLLLFTSSTIFHLAQDRMVKSVFKIFDHISIYFLIAGTYTPFLLVYMNDSFGISLLSVLWGLTVFGIVFKLRYTGRFEMVSIIIYLMMGWIMVVGGRTFFDHLPFPVIVLLCVGAVIYSVGIIFYVWDKYLYTHAVWHLFVLTAAICHYVAVMLAM; translated from the coding sequence ATGGTGACTTATTCACGGAAACAAGAGATCGTTAACGGCCTGATCCACGGGATGGGAGCACTCTTTGGCATTAGCGGCCTGCCGGTATTAACGGGATTGGCCACGGCGCACAACAACACGGCCGGCATTGTGGGGTCGGGGATCTATGGTTTTTGTTTTTTGTTGTTGTTCACCTCTTCCACCATATTTCACCTGGCGCAAGACCGGATGGTAAAAAGTGTCTTTAAGATCTTCGATCACATCAGCATTTATTTTTTGATCGCCGGAACGTACACGCCTTTTCTCCTGGTATACATGAACGATTCCTTTGGCATTTCCTTGTTGTCCGTTCTCTGGGGACTGACGGTCTTCGGCATTGTTTTCAAGCTGCGGTATACCGGCAGGTTTGAAATGGTTTCCATCATCATCTACTTAATGATGGGGTGGATCATGGTGGTCGGTGGCCGGACATTTTTTGATCACTTACCGTTTCCGGTGATCGTCTTACTTTGCGTGGGAGCCGTGATCTATTCTGTCGGGATCATTTTTTATGTGTGGGACAAATACTTGTACACGCACGCCGTGTGGCACCTGTTTGTGCTGACGGCGGCCATCTGTCATTATGTGGCGGTTATGCTGGCGATGTAA
- a CDS encoding pyridoxamine 5'-phosphate oxidase family protein has translation MLGSLTKNQCERVLLSELVGRIGCHVSGKMYIVPLSYVFEKGYLYAHAKEGLKITMMRKNPNVCFQVDQIDDMVHWRSVVIWGKFEEITTPAAQDKTLELLDDRFKVYNTSESVKPVFNTTGQELLKEKKPVLFRIAVDEMTGRFENGESK, from the coding sequence ATGCTGGGTTCCCTGACAAAAAATCAATGCGAGCGGGTGTTGCTTTCCGAATTGGTTGGAAGGATAGGATGCCACGTTTCCGGAAAAATGTACATCGTGCCACTCTCCTACGTGTTCGAGAAGGGCTACCTCTATGCTCACGCCAAGGAAGGTTTAAAGATCACGATGATGCGCAAAAATCCGAACGTGTGTTTCCAGGTGGATCAGATCGATGACATGGTCCATTGGAGAAGCGTTGTGATCTGGGGAAAGTTTGAAGAAATAACGACACCCGCGGCCCAGGACAAAACCCTGGAACTTCTCGACGACCGGTTCAAGGTCTACAACACCAGCGAATCGGTCAAGCCCGTTTTCAACACGACCGGCCAAGAGCTGCTCAAAGAAAAGAAACCCGTGCTCTTCCGGATTGCCGTGGATGAGATGACGGGAAGATTTGAAAATGGGGAATCAAAATAG
- a CDS encoding acetyl-CoA hydrolase/transferase family protein, which produces MKYLNGEDAVKVIKPGDRVYIHGGAATPHYLLKKLAERSAELWNVELVSISLQGQPIVTDPQYQKSFRMNSLFVSECVRGAVNDGRADYVPIFLSEIPLLFKRNILPLDVALVQVSPPDKHGYCSLGVSVDIAGAAVQTARHVIAQVNPRMPRTLGDGIIHQDKFDTMVLMEQELPEVPNGNPDDEIAHRVGMHCAELVEDGATLQMGIGSIPDAVLGSLTNHKELGVHTEMFSDGIIPLIEKGIVTNQHKRKYRNKTVTSFLLGSRRLYDFVDDNPAVSVLNIDYVNDTSVIRTNPKVTAINSAIEVDITGQVCSDSIGTYHFSGVGGQMDFMRGAALSEGGKPIIALPSTTRKGESKIAAFLKPGAGVVTTRAHAHYIVTEYGIAYLYGKNMRQRAKALINIAHPNHREALEQAAFQRFHNYEFERTYY; this is translated from the coding sequence ATGAAATATCTCAATGGAGAAGACGCTGTCAAGGTGATCAAACCCGGCGATCGTGTTTACATACACGGTGGCGCGGCCACACCGCATTACCTGTTGAAGAAGCTTGCCGAGCGTTCGGCCGAACTTTGGAATGTGGAGTTGGTGAGCATTAGCCTGCAAGGGCAACCCATCGTTACCGACCCCCAATACCAAAAGAGTTTCCGGATGAATTCTTTATTCGTGTCGGAATGCGTGCGGGGCGCCGTCAATGACGGCCGCGCCGATTATGTCCCCATCTTCCTCAGCGAGATCCCGCTCCTGTTCAAGAGAAATATTCTTCCCCTGGATGTTGCCTTGGTCCAGGTATCACCACCCGACAAGCACGGGTATTGCTCGCTGGGAGTTTCGGTCGATATTGCCGGGGCTGCCGTTCAAACGGCCCGGCACGTCATTGCCCAGGTCAATCCACGCATGCCGCGCACGCTTGGCGACGGGATCATTCACCAGGATAAGTTCGACACGATGGTGCTGATGGAACAGGAACTTCCCGAAGTCCCGAACGGCAATCCGGACGACGAGATCGCCCATCGCGTTGGGATGCATTGTGCGGAATTGGTGGAAGACGGCGCTACGCTGCAGATGGGTATCGGCTCCATCCCAGACGCCGTTTTGGGATCGCTCACCAACCACAAGGAACTGGGCGTTCACACTGAAATGTTTTCCGATGGCATCATTCCGTTGATTGAAAAAGGGATCGTGACCAATCAACACAAACGGAAATATCGCAACAAGACCGTCACCTCTTTCTTGCTGGGTAGCCGCAGGCTATACGATTTTGTGGATGACAATCCCGCCGTGAGCGTGCTCAACATCGACTATGTGAACGACACCTCGGTGATCCGCACCAATCCAAAAGTGACTGCCATCAACAGCGCCATCGAAGTGGACATTACCGGGCAGGTGTGTTCCGATTCCATCGGCACGTATCATTTCTCGGGTGTTGGGGGACAAATGGATTTCATGCGTGGTGCCGCACTTTCGGAAGGAGGAAAGCCGATCATCGCTTTACCTTCCACGACCCGCAAGGGCGAATCGAAGATCGCAGCCTTTCTCAAGCCGGGCGCGGGTGTTGTGACCACGCGGGCGCATGCCCACTACATTGTTACGGAATATGGTATTGCCTATCTCTATGGCAAGAACATGCGCCAGCGGGCAAAAGCCCTGATCAACATCGCGCACCCCAACCATCGCGAAGCGCTCGAGCAAGCTGCTTTCCAACGGTTCCACAACTATGAATTTGAGCGCACTTACTATTAA
- a CDS encoding ABC transporter permease, whose translation MIANYLKVAFRHLLKNKLYVLINTLGMGISIACAMTVYLLIAYNFEFDSTVDKTRVSHVVKVLHHRKDHSGDAFKELVAPLPLGPAALQDIAGITRFTRYCSDGGYLSRGEKGFHETIFFADSSFLKMFTPGLAQGSYKSFDDKSSIFISEKFAAKYFGAEDPLGKEMIVSFNNKKLNAVVGGVLKDAPFNSTFTENILMRIENYLDLYDVKDNDWASAHTASVLFELADIAQAGTIGDQFKKYAALRNAAVAEAGSVRYELVPFSQSISPNDVRRSDLHLRIPSIALTIFMTLGGIILLIACFNLTNTTLALSMKRLKEIGIRKVAGSNGLQIGLQFFSEILMTVTLSAGAGFFLALYIIPEFASMWELPYGLRELNSMNMVIALAIVLFASAVLAGLYPAVFGSRQSPLLLFRGGKNPGGTNLFTRSLLVMQFALCTVVLIAGTVFTRNATYQDNISFGYEKDMLITALIQGPHEAEALREAIQGDHRITGMSPSVHHFAFINAPERPASLAGEKFNATVYEVGPDYFSTVGLKLISGRLFPATDTVDNRSVVVDENFVRRNRLEHPLETKVEVEGETLTIVGVVSDHLTDLESDNTENYLYRLAKPSQYQILVVRAEAATLPETRQYIDRQWKKIYPDKPLQTDLQPEIVYQEANIYNRNLSKIFFFMTVLGCLLSVSGLYAMANLNMTRRTKEIGVRKVLGASVASILKLVNKEFAVILLIATLLGGYGGYRLTNGLLASLFAQHIDVDIITIVTSGMFVFLIGMFSTSLTIWTGATANPVHALRST comes from the coding sequence ATGATCGCCAACTACCTCAAAGTCGCCTTCAGGCACCTGTTGAAAAACAAGCTCTATGTTTTGATCAACACCCTCGGCATGGGGATCTCGATCGCATGCGCCATGACGGTCTATCTGCTGATCGCCTACAATTTTGAATTTGACAGCACCGTGGACAAAACCAGGGTAAGCCATGTGGTCAAGGTTTTGCATCACCGGAAAGACCATAGTGGCGACGCGTTTAAAGAGCTGGTGGCTCCGCTTCCCCTGGGACCTGCCGCCCTCCAGGACATTGCCGGCATCACCCGTTTCACCCGCTACTGCAGCGACGGCGGCTATCTCAGTCGCGGCGAAAAAGGTTTTCATGAAACCATCTTCTTTGCCGATTCAAGCTTTCTGAAGATGTTCACCCCGGGACTTGCCCAGGGTTCCTACAAAAGCTTTGATGACAAGAGTTCCATTTTCATCAGCGAGAAGTTTGCCGCGAAGTATTTTGGTGCCGAAGATCCCCTGGGAAAAGAAATGATCGTTTCTTTCAACAACAAAAAACTCAATGCCGTCGTCGGGGGAGTGCTCAAGGATGCGCCGTTCAATTCGACGTTCACGGAAAACATCCTGATGCGGATCGAAAACTATCTGGATCTCTATGATGTGAAAGACAACGATTGGGCATCCGCCCACACGGCCTCGGTTTTGTTTGAACTCGCCGACATTGCACAGGCCGGGACAATAGGCGATCAGTTTAAAAAATATGCTGCCCTTCGCAATGCGGCTGTGGCGGAGGCCGGGTCGGTGCGTTATGAGTTGGTCCCGTTTAGTCAATCGATTTCCCCAAACGATGTCCGGCGATCCGATCTTCACCTTCGCATTCCCTCTATTGCGTTGACGATCTTCATGACGCTTGGCGGGATCATCCTGTTGATTGCTTGCTTCAATCTTACCAACACGACGCTTGCCCTTTCCATGAAACGACTGAAAGAGATCGGCATCCGCAAAGTCGCCGGCTCAAACGGTTTACAGATCGGACTTCAGTTCTTTAGCGAGATCCTGATGACGGTCACGTTGTCGGCGGGTGCCGGCTTTTTCCTGGCACTCTATATTATACCGGAGTTCGCCTCGATGTGGGAACTCCCCTACGGACTCCGGGAACTGAATAGCATGAACATGGTGATCGCGCTGGCCATTGTTCTTTTTGCCAGCGCCGTTTTGGCGGGTCTCTATCCGGCCGTGTTCGGAAGCCGGCAAAGCCCGTTGCTTTTATTCAGGGGCGGCAAAAATCCCGGAGGCACAAACCTCTTCACCCGAAGCCTGCTCGTCATGCAATTTGCGCTCTGTACGGTCGTGCTGATCGCCGGAACCGTTTTCACGCGCAACGCCACCTACCAGGACAACATCAGTTTTGGCTACGAAAAAGACATGCTCATCACCGCATTGATACAAGGTCCTCATGAAGCCGAAGCCCTCCGCGAGGCGATACAAGGCGATCACCGGATCACCGGAATGTCGCCCTCCGTTCATCATTTCGCTTTTATCAATGCACCCGAAAGACCGGCCAGCCTTGCGGGAGAAAAATTTAATGCAACCGTCTACGAGGTCGGCCCTGATTATTTTTCGACCGTGGGCCTAAAGCTCATCTCCGGCAGACTGTTTCCTGCGACCGATACGGTTGACAACCGGTCTGTGGTTGTAGATGAAAATTTCGTAAGACGAAATCGCCTGGAACATCCCCTGGAAACGAAAGTCGAAGTGGAAGGCGAAACCCTGACCATTGTCGGTGTCGTGAGCGATCACCTGACGGACCTGGAGAGCGACAACACCGAGAACTACCTATACCGCCTTGCGAAACCCAGCCAATACCAGATCCTGGTGGTGCGCGCGGAAGCCGCGACGTTGCCGGAGACCCGGCAGTACATCGACCGGCAATGGAAAAAAATCTATCCCGACAAGCCCCTTCAAACTGACCTGCAACCCGAGATCGTGTACCAGGAAGCGAATATTTACAATCGCAATCTCAGCAAGATCTTTTTCTTCATGACGGTGTTGGGATGTTTGTTATCCGTTTCCGGTCTTTATGCGATGGCCAACCTGAACATGACCCGGCGCACAAAAGAGATCGGTGTTCGAAAAGTATTGGGTGCCTCTGTCGCCAGCATTTTGAAACTTGTCAATAAAGAATTTGCTGTGATCCTTTTGATCGCAACGCTTTTGGGTGGGTATGGAGGCTACAGGCTTACGAATGGATTACTCGCAAGTCTTTTTGCTCAACATATTGACGTGGATATCATTACCATTGTGACCAGTGGAATGTTTGTGTTCTTGATCGGAATGTTCTCGACCAGCCTCACGATATGGACAGGAGCGACTGCAAATCCCGTCCACGCGTTGAGGAGCACATAG
- a CDS encoding T9SS type A sorting domain-containing protein gives MRPDIYPNPADEFIRIDNRTLTIKLYDASGDEVPVVVTPRSDGQYMQVGHLPEGMYFIRTNDHENVAMQKVLVRHNP, from the coding sequence ATGAGACCCGATATCTATCCCAATCCAGCCGACGAATTTATACGGATTGACAACAGAACCCTGACGATAAAATTATACGATGCGTCGGGCGATGAGGTGCCGGTTGTCGTTACACCCCGGAGCGATGGCCAGTACATGCAGGTGGGACATCTGCCGGAAGGCATGTATTTCATCCGCACAAACGATCATGAAAACGTTGCCATGCAAAAGGTCCTGGTCCGGCACAACCCGTGA
- a CDS encoding ATP-binding cassette domain-containing protein translates to MIDIQNLHFHYGKNHVFKGISTTLEPGHVYGILGKNGTGKSTLLYAIAGLLYPKAGSIQVNGFVPARREPGFLEDIFMVPEEFHLPNISISDFVKYHSPFYPNFDKAAFYDFVGSFDIPPDSLLQGMSYGQKKKVFISFGVASNVSVLLMDEPSNGLDIISKGQLRKVIAGAATDSRTILISSHQVQDLENLIDEVLILKDTEILLKQSLDAVARKLSFKISFDPDDLKDALFSESILRGNTIVALNTEETESNVDLELLYKAAMADPKKIKSILNSHSEI, encoded by the coding sequence ATGATCGATATTCAGAATTTGCATTTCCACTATGGAAAGAATCATGTATTTAAAGGAATTTCCACGACGCTTGAACCCGGTCATGTCTATGGCATATTGGGTAAGAACGGCACTGGAAAATCAACCTTATTGTATGCCATTGCGGGTCTGTTGTATCCGAAAGCCGGGAGCATCCAGGTGAATGGATTCGTTCCTGCGCGTCGCGAACCCGGGTTTTTGGAGGATATCTTTATGGTGCCGGAAGAATTTCATCTTCCGAACATTTCCATTTCGGATTTTGTAAAGTATCACAGCCCCTTTTATCCGAACTTCGACAAGGCGGCCTTTTATGACTTCGTCGGATCTTTTGACATTCCTCCCGACAGCTTGCTGCAAGGCATGAGCTACGGTCAGAAGAAGAAAGTGTTTATCAGTTTTGGTGTGGCCAGCAACGTGTCGGTGCTGTTAATGGATGAGCCGTCCAACGGACTGGACATCATCAGCAAAGGGCAACTTCGCAAAGTGATTGCCGGCGCGGCCACGGACTCTCGAACCATTTTGATCAGTTCGCACCAGGTCCAGGATCTTGAAAACTTGATCGACGAGGTGCTGATCCTCAAAGATACCGAGATCTTACTCAAACAAAGTCTCGACGCCGTGGCCCGCAAGCTGAGCTTTAAAATTTCCTTTGATCCCGACGATTTGAAAGATGCTTTGTTTTCGGAGTCGATCCTGCGCGGCAATACGATCGTAGCGCTAAACACGGAGGAGACGGAAAGCAATGTCGATTTGGAGTTACTCTATAAAGCCGCGATGGCCGATCCGAAGAAAATCAAGTCCATACTCAATAGCCATTCAGAAATATGA
- a CDS encoding ferritin-like domain-containing protein, with product MKQNINTLEEALVLELEALYQAEAKLREGLKKMTTIIQSPKLQDILKRYLESCDHKRTKVDRVFSYLNREPRSCHTHVVDEFINELYDRLKFAQEPMVQNHVLVSELLRINRYKASAYEASLHYAETLGLETAADLLQTIVHWEKNDERELLELFFHEWSEENVLL from the coding sequence ATGAAACAGAACATAAACACACTGGAAGAAGCGTTGGTGCTGGAATTGGAAGCACTATACCAAGCCGAGGCAAAACTACGGGAGGGCTTGAAAAAAATGACGACGATCATTCAGTCACCCAAGCTCCAGGACATTCTCAAACGCTACCTGGAAAGCTGCGACCATAAAAGAACGAAAGTCGATCGTGTATTTTCATACCTGAACCGCGAGCCCCGGTCGTGTCATACCCACGTGGTTGACGAGTTCATCAACGAGTTGTATGACCGGCTCAAGTTTGCGCAGGAACCCATGGTGCAGAACCACGTGCTGGTCAGCGAACTGTTGCGGATCAACCGGTATAAGGCCAGCGCCTACGAAGCATCTTTGCACTATGCGGAGACGCTTGGGTTGGAGACGGCAGCCGACTTGCTGCAAACGATCGTGCATTGGGAAAAGAACGACGAGCGCGAGTTGCTGGAACTTTTCTTTCATGAATGGAGCGAGGAAAATGTATTGTTATAA